In Bacillus sp. KH172YL63, one genomic interval encodes:
- a CDS encoding ABC transporter ATP-binding protein: MDHVLTVKDLEVSFTTYGGEVKAVRGVSFDLSKGETLAIVGESGCGKSVTSQSIMKLIPSPPGKVTNGEILFKGSDLLKQSEAQMRKIRGADISMIFQDPMTALNPTLTIGEQLMEGILEHHPIGKKMAKQRAIEMLSLVSIPNPAERMRQYPHQFSGGMRQRIVIAMALACEPDVLIADEPTTALDVTIQAQILELFRKIQNNTGVSIILITHDLGVVAQVADRIAVMYAGKIVEEGTRREIFYSPQHPYTKGLLKSVPRLDLEGEELYPIPGSPPDLFAPPVGCPFAARCEKAMEVCVRVHPPKTQLSGDHHVECWLQDERAKNMALSSISLTIR; the protein is encoded by the coding sequence ATGGACCACGTATTAACAGTAAAAGACCTCGAAGTCTCATTTACGACTTATGGGGGTGAAGTCAAAGCGGTCAGGGGAGTGAGCTTTGATCTCAGTAAAGGTGAAACGCTTGCCATTGTAGGGGAATCGGGCTGTGGGAAGAGTGTAACCTCCCAAAGTATCATGAAATTGATCCCTTCTCCACCGGGGAAAGTGACGAACGGGGAGATACTCTTTAAAGGGTCCGACCTGTTAAAGCAAAGTGAAGCACAAATGAGGAAGATCAGGGGAGCAGATATTTCCATGATCTTTCAGGATCCGATGACTGCCCTGAACCCGACATTGACGATAGGGGAGCAGTTGATGGAAGGGATACTGGAGCATCATCCGATCGGCAAAAAAATGGCCAAACAAAGGGCGATTGAGATGCTTTCTCTTGTGAGTATCCCAAATCCTGCAGAGAGGATGAGGCAATATCCCCATCAGTTCAGCGGCGGGATGAGGCAGCGGATCGTGATTGCCATGGCCCTTGCGTGTGAGCCGGATGTGTTGATTGCCGATGAACCTACAACCGCTCTGGATGTAACCATACAGGCACAGATTTTGGAACTGTTTAGAAAAATACAAAACAACACCGGTGTTTCCATTATATTGATCACCCATGATTTAGGCGTTGTCGCCCAGGTGGCCGATCGCATTGCGGTCATGTATGCGGGAAAGATTGTGGAAGAAGGGACAAGAAGGGAAATTTTCTACTCTCCTCAACACCCTTATACGAAAGGGTTGCTGAAGTCGGTGCCGCGGCTGGATCTCGAAGGGGAAGAATTGTATCCGATCCCCGGGTCACCGCCGGATTTATTTGCACCACCAGTCGGATGTCCGTTTGCTGCCCGGTGTGAAAAAGCAATGGAAGTGTGTGTGCGTGTCCATCCGCCAAAGACACAATTATCCGGGGATCATCATGTGGAATGCTGGCTTCAGGATGAACGGGCGAAAAATATGGCGCTTTCATCGATTAGTCTGACAATCAGGTAG
- a CDS encoding peptide ABC transporter substrate-binding protein, translating into MKKLMTFCLVGMLLFVMTACTATKDAGSESDSKTENAGKVLYLNNGGEPTSFDPPIGFDSYSWTALNNLMEGMTRLNANHEPEAAMAEKWDVSEDGKVYTFHIRDDAKWSNGDDVTAGDFVFAWKRLLDPETGSPAAFLGYFIEGGEAFNTGEAAADDVKVAALDDKTFEVTLISPQAYFLSVIANPAFFPINEKVAKENPEWYAEADSFVSNGPFTLAEWEHDSHFVMEKNDHYWDKDSVKLNKVHWAMVNDSNTDYQLFKTGELDTSDVPADLSKQLFDEGKVNVEDQAGTYFYRFNVEKEPFQNENIRKAFAMAVDQQQMVDFVTKNKEKAAYGFVSNGFKDPAGTDFREANGDLVKTDAQEAKALLEKGMKEEGYDKLPQVTLTYSTSDTHQKIAEALQQMFKENLDVEVGLANMEWNVFLDEQKALKFQLSRSSFLADYADPINFLENFQTGHTMNRTGWSNGEYDKLIQQAKNEADETKRFDYMYEAEKILMDEMPIIPIHFYNHVYLQNEKVSGIVRHPVGYMELKWADKQ; encoded by the coding sequence ATGAAAAAGCTAATGACATTCTGTTTAGTCGGCATGCTTCTGTTTGTTATGACTGCATGTACTGCTACCAAAGATGCCGGGAGTGAATCAGACAGCAAGACAGAAAATGCAGGAAAGGTTCTTTACTTGAACAATGGCGGGGAGCCTACTTCATTTGATCCGCCGATCGGGTTTGATTCTTATTCATGGACAGCGCTTAACAACCTGATGGAAGGAATGACACGGCTGAATGCAAATCACGAACCAGAAGCGGCCATGGCAGAAAAGTGGGATGTTTCTGAAGATGGGAAAGTATATACGTTCCACATTCGTGATGACGCCAAATGGTCGAACGGGGATGATGTGACAGCGGGAGACTTCGTCTTTGCCTGGAAACGCTTATTGGATCCGGAAACCGGGTCTCCAGCTGCATTCCTGGGTTATTTCATTGAGGGTGGTGAAGCCTTCAATACGGGAGAGGCTGCTGCTGATGACGTAAAAGTTGCTGCACTGGATGATAAAACTTTCGAAGTGACATTAATCAGTCCGCAAGCCTACTTTTTAAGCGTAATTGCAAACCCTGCTTTCTTCCCAATTAATGAGAAAGTGGCGAAAGAGAATCCTGAATGGTACGCAGAAGCGGATTCTTTCGTTTCTAATGGACCTTTCACTTTGGCAGAGTGGGAGCATGACAGTCATTTTGTGATGGAGAAGAATGACCATTATTGGGACAAAGATTCAGTAAAGTTGAATAAAGTTCATTGGGCAATGGTCAATGATTCTAACACCGATTATCAATTATTCAAGACGGGGGAACTTGATACTTCAGATGTTCCGGCAGATCTAAGCAAGCAATTATTCGATGAAGGAAAGGTGAATGTTGAAGACCAGGCCGGAACCTACTTTTACCGGTTCAATGTCGAGAAAGAGCCTTTCCAAAATGAAAACATAAGAAAAGCATTCGCGATGGCAGTCGATCAGCAGCAAATGGTGGACTTTGTCACAAAGAATAAAGAGAAAGCCGCCTACGGATTTGTGTCGAACGGATTTAAAGACCCAGCCGGGACAGATTTCCGTGAAGCAAACGGGGACCTTGTGAAAACAGACGCACAGGAAGCAAAGGCGTTGCTTGAAAAAGGCATGAAAGAAGAGGGATACGACAAGCTCCCTCAAGTCACTTTAACGTACAGTACGAGTGACACCCATCAGAAAATCGCAGAGGCCCTTCAACAAATGTTCAAGGAGAACCTTGATGTAGAAGTAGGGTTGGCCAATATGGAGTGGAATGTATTCCTTGATGAACAAAAGGCATTGAAGTTCCAATTATCACGCAGTTCATTCTTAGCCGACTATGCGGATCCTATCAATTTCTTGGAAAATTTCCAAACCGGCCACACGATGAACCGTACGGGCTGGAGCAATGGAGAGTATGACAAGTTGATCCAGCAGGCGAAGAATGAGGCGGATGAGACGAAGCGTTTCGACTATATGTATGAAGCGGAAAAAATCCTCATGGATGAAATGCCGATCATCCCGATCCATTTCTACAACCATGTGTATTTACAAAATGAAAAGGTATCCGGTATCGTCCGCCATCCGGTTGGTTATATGGAATTGAAATGGGCAGATAAACAATAG
- a CDS encoding S66 peptidase family protein: protein MKPSKLRKGDTVGVIAPASPPKAEPLQKGVDFLEELGLKVKVGASVYKTFGYLAGKDQDRIDDIHTMFSDPEVKAIICACGGYGTGRIAAGLDYHLIRNNPKIFWGYSDITFLHTAIHQQTGLVTFHGPMLSSDIGLKDVHDETKGSFQQLFHTGELAYSFEGSKLVTVVEGKAEGEVIGGNLTLLSSTLGTPYEVDTKGKILFIEDIDEEPYKVDRMLNQLKMADKFSEAAGLIIGDFKNCEPKKREDSLSLEDVLNEYITCEGKPVMKGFHIGHSSPSIVIPIGSRARMNTSDHSFIIESPFSEEGTS, encoded by the coding sequence GTGAAGCCTTCTAAGTTGAGAAAAGGAGATACTGTCGGGGTGATCGCACCTGCAAGTCCGCCAAAAGCAGAACCACTGCAAAAGGGTGTGGACTTTTTGGAAGAGCTGGGTCTCAAAGTGAAAGTGGGGGCGTCTGTATATAAGACATTCGGTTATCTTGCCGGAAAGGATCAAGACCGTATAGATGATATCCATACGATGTTCAGTGACCCTGAGGTGAAAGCGATCATCTGTGCATGTGGCGGATACGGGACTGGGCGGATTGCCGCCGGACTGGATTATCATTTGATCAGAAACAACCCGAAAATCTTTTGGGGTTACAGTGATATTACATTTCTACATACAGCCATTCATCAACAAACAGGTCTCGTGACGTTTCACGGGCCGATGTTAAGCTCCGATATTGGACTAAAGGATGTTCATGACGAGACCAAGGGGAGTTTTCAACAATTATTTCATACAGGAGAACTCGCCTATTCTTTCGAAGGATCAAAGCTTGTGACAGTAGTGGAAGGGAAAGCGGAAGGCGAGGTGATCGGCGGAAATCTGACGTTACTTTCAAGCACGTTGGGAACACCATACGAGGTAGATACAAAAGGCAAAATCCTTTTCATTGAAGATATTGATGAAGAACCTTATAAAGTTGACAGGATGCTGAATCAATTGAAGATGGCTGATAAATTCAGTGAAGCAGCAGGCCTCATCATCGGTGACTTCAAAAATTGCGAACCGAAAAAACGGGAGGACTCCCTGTCATTGGAGGATGTGCTGAACGAATATATCACATGTGAAGGAAAGCCGGTCATGAAAGGGTTTCATATCGGCCATTCATCACCAAGCATCGTGATTCCGATTGGCTCCAGAGCAAGAATGAACACCTCTGACCACAGCTTCATCATTGAGTCCCCGTTCAGTGAAGAGGGGACGTCATGA
- a CDS encoding mandelate racemase/muconate lactonizing enzyme family protein, with protein sequence MKITQIDTYRTSVPLHTPFKTALRTVHEAEAVIVKVTCDNGMTGWGEAPPTVVITGESLSSIEAAIQQVITPVIIGSDLLDYEKLFQYIHSCIIGNSSAKAAVDMAIYDCLAQNSGLPLFKYLGGYRNELETDYTVSINSPEQMGEDAEAYVAQGFHILKIKVGKDDASLDIKRIQEVRSRVGNGITLRLDANQGWGTKEAISAIRKMEDLDLGIELVEQPVPAWDIKGLKCVTDGVDTPIMADESVFSPQQAFDVLKTRSADLINIKLMKSGGIYQAEKINAMAELCGVECMVGSMIETRLGITAAAHFAASKKNITRFDFDAPLMLAKDIVKGGILYSGRKISLPAKPGLGVNHIEGLGKGKENE encoded by the coding sequence ATGAAAATAACCCAAATAGATACATATAGGACATCCGTCCCCTTGCATACGCCATTCAAGACTGCACTCCGGACTGTGCATGAAGCTGAGGCAGTGATTGTGAAGGTCACATGTGATAACGGGATGACCGGATGGGGAGAGGCCCCTCCTACAGTCGTCATCACAGGGGAGAGTCTGTCAAGCATTGAAGCTGCGATCCAGCAAGTCATCACACCTGTCATCATCGGGAGCGACCTTCTTGATTATGAAAAACTGTTCCAGTATATTCACTCCTGCATCATTGGGAATTCCAGCGCGAAGGCAGCTGTTGATATGGCGATTTACGACTGTTTGGCACAAAACAGCGGGCTCCCCCTTTTCAAGTATCTTGGAGGATACAGGAATGAACTTGAAACGGATTACACGGTGAGCATCAATTCCCCTGAGCAGATGGGTGAGGATGCGGAAGCGTATGTTGCGCAAGGGTTTCATATATTGAAAATAAAAGTCGGAAAAGATGACGCATCTCTGGATATCAAAAGGATTCAAGAAGTACGAAGCCGCGTCGGGAATGGGATCACATTGAGATTGGATGCCAACCAGGGATGGGGCACGAAGGAAGCCATCTCCGCGATTCGAAAAATGGAAGATCTGGATCTTGGAATAGAATTGGTAGAGCAGCCGGTCCCGGCGTGGGATATTAAAGGGTTAAAATGTGTCACTGACGGGGTGGATACACCGATCATGGCTGATGAGAGTGTGTTCAGCCCCCAACAGGCATTTGATGTCTTAAAGACCCGCAGTGCAGACTTGATCAATATTAAGCTGATGAAGTCGGGAGGGATCTATCAAGCCGAGAAAATTAATGCGATGGCTGAGTTATGCGGGGTCGAGTGCATGGTAGGAAGTATGATTGAAACACGACTCGGCATTACAGCCGCGGCCCATTTTGCGGCGAGTAAGAAAAATATCACCCGCTTCGATTTCGATGCCCCGCTGATGCTTGCCAAGGATATCGTAAAGGGCGGAATCCTTTACAGTGGAAGGAAAATTTCTCTGCCGGCCAAGCCCGGGCTTGGTGTGAATCATATCGAAGGATTGGGAAAGGGGAAGGAAAATGAATGA
- a CDS encoding C40 family peptidase, with translation MNEYGMIIVPAATVWTNPDSAREIDAGAISNPVNISGWLDSLTNETRLALCDENRIQTQCLFGEAVIVTEEKDGWSHVTIPDQPSRKDERGYPGWIPSTQIIRGELPHCEKYAIVKTPFSPLVTKDPESGIELSFQTVLPVIEEQGDLIKVATPSGIGFLRAEDVTLSSTKLPSRKGTGKGIASSGERFLGLPYLWGGMSSYGYDCSGFSYTMCKTQGYLIPRDATDQAKEGKDVPLDSLMEGDLLFFAYEEGKGSIHHVGIYYGDGKMIHSPTTGKSIEILALKGTYYEKALCGARRYWGDREDG, from the coding sequence ATGAATGAATATGGGATGATCATTGTTCCTGCCGCAACAGTATGGACGAATCCAGATTCGGCCCGTGAAATAGATGCAGGCGCCATTTCAAACCCTGTGAATATCTCTGGCTGGTTGGATTCTTTAACAAATGAAACCCGGCTGGCACTGTGTGATGAGAACCGGATACAGACCCAATGTTTATTTGGTGAAGCTGTCATTGTGACAGAAGAGAAGGATGGCTGGTCACATGTCACCATTCCTGATCAGCCGTCACGTAAGGATGAACGGGGATATCCGGGCTGGATACCGAGTACCCAGATAATAAGGGGTGAATTACCCCATTGTGAAAAATATGCGATCGTCAAAACCCCATTTTCACCATTAGTTACAAAAGATCCAGAAAGTGGAATAGAGCTGAGCTTCCAAACGGTTCTGCCTGTAATAGAAGAGCAAGGTGACCTGATCAAAGTAGCCACTCCTTCCGGGATCGGCTTCCTAAGAGCAGAGGATGTAACCCTCTCTTCCACAAAGCTGCCCAGCCGGAAAGGGACGGGTAAAGGCATCGCTTCGTCAGGCGAGCGGTTCCTCGGCCTCCCCTATTTATGGGGCGGAATGTCAAGTTACGGCTATGATTGTTCGGGTTTCAGCTATACGATGTGTAAAACACAGGGCTATCTGATACCAAGGGATGCCACTGATCAGGCGAAAGAGGGAAAGGATGTCCCGCTGGATTCATTAATGGAAGGAGATCTTCTTTTCTTTGCATATGAAGAAGGAAAAGGGAGCATTCATCATGTAGGCATATATTATGGAGACGGCAAAATGATTCATTCCCCGACAACAGGAAAGAGCATAGAAATCCTGGCATTGAAAGGAACCTATTACGAAAAGGCGCTGTGCGGGGCAAGACGCTACTGGGGGGATCGTGAAGATGGATGA
- a CDS encoding ABC transporter ATP-binding protein — MDEPILEVKSLKKYFHLEKGNVLKAVDSISFSINKGETFGLVGESGCGKSTTGRTVIGLYDRTDGEVLYKGKNVHTLRKKEKFSFSRSMQMIFQDPYASLNPRSTVREIIAEPMEAHGIYKDKKEQMERIYQLLEDVGLNRDHANRYPHEFSGGQRQRIGIARALALEPEFIIADEPISALDVSVQAQIVNLLTTLQKEKGLTFLFIAHDLSMVKHISDRIGVMYLGQIVEMTESSELYRKPLHPYTQALLSAIPIPDPDIEDARERMLIEGEIPSPINPPGGCVFSTRCPAAMEACTIHKPKWQEVEDKHFVACHLYDKEYSRERDEVAATK; from the coding sequence ATGGATGAACCAATACTTGAAGTGAAGAGTTTAAAGAAGTACTTTCATCTTGAAAAAGGAAATGTATTAAAAGCGGTCGATTCCATTTCGTTTTCAATCAACAAAGGTGAGACTTTCGGTTTGGTCGGGGAATCGGGATGCGGGAAGTCGACAACCGGAAGGACCGTCATCGGTTTATACGACCGGACAGATGGAGAAGTCCTTTACAAAGGGAAGAACGTTCATACGCTCCGAAAAAAAGAGAAGTTCTCCTTTTCCCGCAGCATGCAGATGATCTTCCAGGATCCGTATGCCTCTCTCAATCCCCGTTCAACGGTGAGGGAAATCATAGCTGAACCGATGGAGGCGCACGGCATTTATAAGGATAAGAAAGAACAGATGGAACGAATATATCAATTGCTCGAAGATGTCGGTTTGAATCGTGATCACGCCAACCGGTACCCCCATGAATTCAGCGGGGGGCAACGACAGCGGATCGGAATCGCCAGGGCATTGGCTCTCGAGCCTGAATTCATCATCGCAGATGAACCGATCTCTGCCTTGGATGTGTCTGTTCAGGCACAGATTGTAAATCTCTTAACCACATTACAAAAAGAAAAAGGATTGACCTTTTTGTTCATTGCACATGACCTGTCAATGGTGAAGCACATCAGTGACCGGATCGGCGTGATGTATTTAGGGCAAATCGTCGAAATGACGGAAAGCTCCGAACTGTATAGGAAGCCTCTTCACCCTTATACCCAGGCGCTATTATCAGCAATTCCGATTCCGGACCCAGACATCGAGGATGCAAGGGAAAGGATGCTCATTGAAGGAGAGATTCCAAGCCCGATCAACCCTCCAGGCGGGTGTGTGTTCAGTACCCGTTGTCCGGCGGCCATGGAGGCATGTACAATCCATAAACCAAAGTGGCAGGAAGTAGAAGACAAACATTTTGTTGCATGTCACTTGTACGATAAGGAATACAGCCGTGAACGGGATGAAGTGGCTGCCACAAAATAA
- a CDS encoding DUF3889 domain-containing protein, translating into MKRTKMFLFSFSLLSMCMLASIESHHTVHAQQEIPSYAKWGSLAVQKTKEKYPRAYLIDYLHIGRENGSKVSTEKFKLWLKQDGREFGVLIDIQYETPTEKLVNITFRETDR; encoded by the coding sequence ATGAAAAGGACAAAAATGTTTCTATTCTCTTTCTCTCTACTTTCTATGTGCATGCTGGCATCGATTGAATCCCATCACACTGTTCATGCTCAGCAAGAAATCCCATCCTATGCCAAATGGGGCAGTCTTGCAGTCCAGAAAACCAAAGAGAAATATCCACGGGCCTATCTTATTGATTATCTGCATATCGGAAGGGAAAATGGGTCGAAAGTTTCGACGGAGAAGTTTAAACTTTGGCTGAAACAGGATGGAAGGGAATTTGGTGTTCTGATTGACATTCAGTACGAGACTCCGACGGAGAAGCTGGTCAACATCACGTTCAGAGAAACAGACCGATAA
- a CDS encoding GNAT family N-acetyltransferase, translated as MKAVRTGAGDSTVTTEQDVLDKEANSSNLHLFLAMVGDEVAGYCGLSEYREDQDALYIPLLNVHPQYQGLKIGKKLVITAVEKTVELGWPRLDLFTWPGNTKAVPLYKKCGFFWEDRDDTVHLMNFIPMVLQIELLKPFFKKHDWYHTSQRSIEIKPDGLKEQDHTVYEYRWEAGEDFVRIQVERTGRGIRLIETNDLFVQMSLPHFKLLEKVGHTVSYRVENRMEKPVEVELRGILSPDVQHDFQEKIKVDSVWEAAFPASVEMPDREPSPWKTHPTVGSLITVNGVTLPLKMGIFPKQAGKLHLRSVKKQWRPSSEETLYLDLESQLNEDTSWTIKLPNNDVVQWKREEVKVDISGNGRTSVSLPVQVLRNGHISEDVTVSVEAGNGETTTFTTRMSHSFPGSGAKFGGETEEHWTGYNGPYYVEIEKRNHIVKIGSTGYTKDPITLFTPKLGKPYSEEFSKKEASAIEFIELPEAFVMKTTLMSDTFPSILLNSYYKIFGDGLVEIKHEVVNTGASDREGLSLFQPIFTSLQGMAVPHKDGVLIGNESLVPFMDYLHHHLISERWLYLSSAKGESFGLSWPDNARALKDDWRMAFEYHMDHVKAHEEVCLGPIRVGVDVSGHWSKWRETILGSNGVVPKEVPLYSFEGENGDVVCKAGEMVDYSFKTRMSPYVHGNLTVRNGAETLTESCLKEEEMTSMKVGLKHQAPCIKWLKGEFQSPGQHGSFETVQFVQGSSAVKVEKDGDIWSVDNGALTFQASASYFPGIFSLKIRGEEVLDHQYPSPGPRGWWNPWGGGIGFAFHDVSAYSKLKEATEIEHVTKVDQHGNEWSGICLITAYREHEKMKGVILRQYALTLPDVPVFAIYAEIQQDSGRTFAKELLDLEAFFKIGEDLSTNHAMYPTEGIFKQYYAGTDEVVLRDTPYVTIGADGEAESISVIHPHERKHSEAYLNQDVFLIGSTHEWSAATGETVKIKPTVLFHGSVKNTQSIRPIQNLNFQ; from the coding sequence ATGAAAGCCGTGAGAACTGGGGCGGGGGATTCCACTGTCACAACAGAGCAGGATGTTCTTGATAAAGAAGCGAACTCATCGAACCTTCACCTGTTTCTTGCAATGGTAGGGGATGAAGTGGCAGGATACTGCGGTCTGTCCGAGTACCGGGAGGATCAGGACGCTCTTTATATCCCATTATTGAATGTGCACCCACAATATCAAGGGTTGAAAATAGGAAAAAAACTTGTCATCACGGCCGTAGAAAAAACGGTGGAATTAGGATGGCCGAGACTCGATCTGTTTACCTGGCCGGGGAATACGAAAGCGGTCCCGCTCTATAAAAAATGCGGATTCTTCTGGGAGGACCGTGATGATACTGTCCATTTAATGAATTTTATCCCGATGGTACTGCAAATTGAACTGTTAAAACCATTTTTCAAAAAACATGACTGGTATCACACGTCGCAGAGATCAATAGAAATCAAACCTGACGGGCTGAAAGAACAAGACCATACAGTATACGAATACAGGTGGGAAGCAGGGGAGGATTTCGTTCGTATTCAGGTGGAGAGGACAGGTCGGGGAATCCGGTTGATAGAGACGAACGATCTCTTCGTACAGATGAGTCTCCCTCACTTCAAGCTTCTTGAAAAAGTGGGGCATACCGTATCTTACCGGGTCGAAAATCGTATGGAAAAGCCAGTGGAAGTAGAGCTGAGAGGAATTCTTTCACCTGACGTCCAGCATGATTTTCAAGAGAAGATAAAAGTGGATTCCGTTTGGGAAGCGGCATTTCCGGCAAGCGTTGAGATGCCGGACAGGGAGCCGAGCCCGTGGAAGACCCATCCGACCGTAGGGTCCCTAATAACAGTGAATGGCGTGACGCTGCCTCTGAAAATGGGGATCTTCCCGAAACAGGCCGGCAAACTTCATTTAAGGTCAGTGAAAAAGCAATGGAGACCATCCAGTGAGGAAACGCTTTACCTCGACCTTGAAAGTCAGTTAAATGAAGATACGTCCTGGACGATCAAACTTCCCAACAATGACGTGGTGCAGTGGAAAAGGGAAGAAGTGAAAGTGGATATCAGTGGTAATGGCAGAACCTCAGTCTCATTACCTGTCCAGGTGCTTAGAAACGGTCACATATCTGAAGACGTGACGGTATCGGTAGAAGCGGGCAATGGGGAGACCACCACTTTCACAACCAGAATGTCTCACTCCTTTCCGGGATCCGGTGCGAAGTTTGGCGGCGAAACAGAAGAGCATTGGACCGGATACAATGGGCCATATTATGTAGAGATTGAAAAACGGAATCATATTGTCAAGATTGGATCGACAGGTTACACGAAGGATCCCATTACCCTCTTCACTCCGAAACTGGGCAAGCCATATAGTGAAGAATTCTCCAAGAAGGAAGCCTCGGCTATTGAATTCATTGAGCTTCCGGAGGCTTTCGTCATGAAAACAACACTCATGTCGGACACATTTCCTTCAATCCTGCTAAACTCCTATTATAAAATCTTTGGGGACGGCTTGGTGGAAATCAAGCATGAAGTTGTCAATACCGGCGCAAGTGACAGGGAGGGCCTGTCGCTGTTCCAACCGATTTTCACCAGCCTACAAGGGATGGCGGTGCCTCATAAGGATGGGGTGCTGATCGGAAATGAATCCCTTGTACCATTCATGGATTATCTCCATCATCATCTCATTTCTGAGAGATGGCTTTACCTGTCTTCAGCGAAGGGGGAAAGCTTCGGTCTATCCTGGCCGGATAACGCCCGTGCTCTAAAAGACGACTGGCGGATGGCTTTCGAATATCACATGGATCACGTAAAGGCCCATGAAGAAGTATGCCTCGGTCCGATCCGGGTCGGCGTGGATGTGTCCGGTCACTGGTCAAAATGGCGTGAAACCATACTTGGAAGCAACGGGGTTGTACCTAAGGAAGTGCCGCTCTACAGTTTTGAAGGAGAGAATGGTGATGTGGTTTGTAAAGCGGGAGAAATGGTGGATTATTCGTTTAAAACGAGGATGTCCCCATATGTCCACGGCAATCTTACAGTACGAAATGGTGCCGAAACACTCACGGAAAGCTGTCTGAAAGAGGAAGAGATGACGAGCATGAAGGTCGGTCTCAAACATCAGGCTCCTTGCATCAAATGGCTGAAAGGCGAGTTTCAATCTCCAGGTCAACATGGATCGTTTGAAACGGTGCAATTCGTCCAGGGATCCAGTGCAGTGAAGGTGGAAAAAGATGGTGATATCTGGTCGGTGGACAACGGGGCCCTCACGTTCCAAGCGTCCGCTTCTTACTTCCCTGGTATCTTCTCGTTAAAGATCAGGGGGGAAGAGGTGCTGGATCATCAATATCCTTCTCCTGGTCCCCGCGGCTGGTGGAATCCATGGGGCGGCGGGATTGGGTTTGCATTCCACGATGTCAGTGCCTATTCAAAGCTGAAAGAGGCAACGGAGATTGAACACGTCACAAAAGTGGATCAGCACGGCAATGAATGGTCAGGAATCTGCCTGATCACAGCGTATAGGGAACATGAAAAAATGAAAGGCGTCATCCTTCGCCAGTATGCGCTTACCCTGCCTGATGTCCCGGTGTTTGCCATATATGCTGAAATTCAGCAGGATTCCGGCAGGACTTTTGCGAAAGAATTACTCGACCTGGAGGCATTCTTCAAGATTGGTGAAGATTTATCAACAAATCACGCCATGTACCCTACAGAAGGCATC